The following are encoded in a window of Flavobacterium cupriresistens genomic DNA:
- a CDS encoding HNH endonuclease, with product MGFPKKVKNQILVLCARHCCVCHKNVGLNMEIHHIKPEAEGGENTLENAIALCFNCHSFAGHNYNNLHPKGIKYSREELFLHKAKWIKMVEENKISSKDTLVELSITNKGSLKPIFIKEITTYIDRDSWKRVYEILGKNPMELIDEIKSNSTGDFYYRNIVNKIETYDQYIDFMNGDFPEKDFSKMPDIKEVTNCQPLNYLMPSMLGYNYTKEKNLSNCILDLKFTNYGPEVLEDYKLYIIFDEVVEIDSVNKRNSWDDIYKYKYNVRFIESNKAEFVPEQNVLVQNDSVIIDSICFRTDYKTKYVVIKWELFARNFQDEGLLKVPISPTFEKSEQTRFEINAKGMKPKTRILPKIVTT from the coding sequence ATGGGGTTTCCTAAAAAAGTTAAAAATCAGATTTTAGTTTTATGTGCTCGCCATTGTTGTGTTTGTCATAAGAATGTGGGTTTGAATATGGAAATACATCATATCAAACCAGAAGCTGAAGGTGGAGAAAACACATTAGAAAACGCAATTGCTTTATGTTTTAATTGCCATTCTTTTGCAGGTCATAATTATAATAATTTACATCCAAAAGGCATAAAATACTCCCGTGAAGAACTTTTCTTACATAAAGCAAAATGGATAAAAATGGTTGAAGAGAATAAAATATCTTCAAAAGATACATTAGTAGAATTATCAATTACTAATAAAGGTTCATTAAAACCAATTTTTATAAAGGAAATAACAACTTATATTGATAGAGATTCTTGGAAAAGAGTTTATGAGATTCTTGGAAAAAATCCTATGGAACTTATAGATGAAATCAAGTCAAATAGTACTGGAGACTTCTATTACAGAAATATTGTAAACAAAATCGAGACATATGATCAGTATATAGATTTTATGAATGGTGATTTTCCAGAGAAAGATTTTTCAAAAATGCCTGATATTAAAGAAGTCACTAATTGCCAACCATTGAATTATCTTATGCCAAGCATGCTAGGTTATAATTATACCAAAGAGAAAAATTTAAGTAACTGTATTTTAGATTTAAAATTCACAAATTATGGACCTGAAGTCTTAGAAGACTACAAATTGTATATTATTTTTGACGAGGTGGTAGAAATTGATTCTGTTAATAAAAGAAATTCATGGGATGATATTTATAAATATAAATACAATGTTAGATTTATAGAGAGTAATAAAGCTGAATTCGTTCCGGAGCAAAATGTTTTAGTACAAAACGATTCTGTAATTATTGATTCAATTTGTTTTAGGACCGATTATAAAACTAAATACGTAGTAATAAAATGGGAATTATTTGCTAGAAATTTTCAAGATGAAGGATTATTAAAGGTTCCAATTTCACCGACATTTGAAAAATCTGAGCAGACAAGATTTGAAATAAATGCCAAAGGAATGAAACCTAAAACTAGAATCCTTCCTAAAATTGTAACTACTTAA
- a CDS encoding IS1595 family transposase: MTFIKYDFNSCYDTYDFSQFGENELDEELSEELDEYFEPFDVNETGEDILYVLLSQWEIEAPKPVSVRFPDPIKLLTTCRNKVRKTLPVTPKSIIFNKTNMAKHPDIELNTSQIFKSMYDMSKALNTEKACREHLEKLRWNGEPICPHCGSQRENHYRILTRGEEKGRYKCKDCRLPFSVTVGTIFEKSTIPLQKWFMAVSFFTTNKKGISSHQLMREIGVTQKTAWFMLSRLRNSIKMRVDFEFDGITQVDETYVGGKNKNRKKNKKVENTQGRSLKTKTPVFGMLNNGLVYTQVVKNTKGKTLKTIINSKVKQGSTIVSDGWMGYRGLDQHYSHEIIKHNLGIFKKGAYHTNGIEGFWGLLKRGIIGMYHYTSDKHLHLYCDEFAYRYNISKLGIGEQFNLTLINCDERLSYKELIA; encoded by the coding sequence ATGACTTTTATTAAATACGACTTCAATTCTTGCTATGATACCTATGATTTCTCACAGTTTGGTGAGAACGAACTTGACGAAGAATTATCGGAAGAACTTGACGAATATTTTGAACCTTTTGATGTTAATGAAACAGGAGAAGATATTCTATATGTATTACTTTCTCAATGGGAAATAGAAGCTCCAAAACCAGTATCTGTAAGGTTTCCCGACCCTATAAAACTGTTAACAACTTGTCGAAATAAAGTAAGAAAAACATTACCTGTAACGCCAAAAAGTATTATTTTTAATAAAACAAATATGGCTAAGCATCCTGATATTGAACTTAATACATCACAGATTTTTAAATCTATGTATGATATGTCAAAGGCTCTAAACACAGAAAAAGCATGTCGTGAACACCTTGAGAAATTACGTTGGAATGGAGAACCAATTTGTCCGCATTGTGGAAGTCAACGAGAAAATCACTACCGAATTTTAACAAGAGGCGAAGAGAAAGGAAGATATAAATGCAAAGATTGTAGATTGCCTTTCAGCGTAACTGTTGGTACAATATTTGAAAAATCTACAATCCCGTTACAAAAATGGTTTATGGCAGTTTCTTTTTTTACAACTAATAAGAAAGGGATAAGCAGTCATCAATTAATGAGAGAAATAGGAGTAACTCAAAAAACAGCTTGGTTCATGCTAAGTAGACTTCGAAATTCAATAAAAATGAGAGTAGATTTTGAATTTGATGGTATTACGCAAGTCGACGAAACTTACGTTGGTGGTAAAAATAAGAATCGTAAGAAAAATAAAAAAGTAGAAAACACTCAAGGAAGAAGTCTTAAAACAAAAACACCTGTATTTGGAATGTTGAATAATGGACTTGTCTATACTCAAGTAGTAAAAAACACAAAGGGTAAAACTTTAAAAACAATAATTAATTCAAAAGTTAAACAAGGTTCAACTATAGTAAGTGACGGTTGGATGGGATATCGAGGTCTAGATCAACATTATAGTCATGAAATTATTAAACATAACTTAGGAATCTTCAAAAAAGGAGCATACCACACAAATGGAATTGAAGGTTTTTGGGGACTCTTAAAACGAGGTATCATTGGAATGTATCACTACACAAGTGATAAACACCTACATCTCTATTGTGATGAGTTTGCATACCGTTACAATATCAGTAAATTAGGTATAGGTGAACAATTTAATCTTACGTTGATTAATTGTGATGAGAGATTGAGTTATAAAGAGTTGATTGCATAG